GTAGTTATTGGAAATAAATATAAAATTATTTCTACTTCCGCAGCAGCAGGCGGTGCTTTTGAAGGTGGGAATATTTCCTTTGGAGTTGGAGCAATAGAAGGGGCAGTGAAAAAAATAGAAATAATTGATGGAAGAGTTTTTTATTCTACAATAGGAAATAAATATCCAATTGGTATATGTGGTTCTGGTTTTATTGATTTACTTGCAGAACTTTTAAAATATAATATTTTAAGTAAAAATGCAAAATTAAAACAGGACTTTTACATAACAGGAGAAATAAAAATTACACAGGCAGATATGTACCAACTTATAACTTCAAAATCAGCAATAAAAACAGCACAGGATATACTTATGAAATGTTATCCAGTTGAAAAAGAAAATTTAGGGAAAATTTACATTTCTGGCGGATTTGGGAATTTTATAAATGTAAAAAATGCAATGAAAATAGGACTTATTCCAGAAATTGAAGAAGAAAAAGTCATTAAAATTGGAAATGGTTCTCTTGAAGGGGCAAGAGAAATTTTGTTATGTGAGGAAAGAAAAAAAACTGCTGAAGAAATTGCAAGAAGCGTAGTTCATATAAAAACAAATGAAGTAGAAAAGAATTTTGATTATATACTGGCAGAAAACATGTATTTTTAACAAAGAGAGGTTATGAACTCAAGAGAAAGGATATTAAATGTTTTTGAAGGTAGAAAAGTTGACAGAATCCCTATTTCTTTATATGAATTTGATGGTAATTATGATAGTTGGATTTATAATTATCCTGAATATGTTGAGATTCTGAATTATGCAAAAGGGAAAACAGATAAGATGTATTTCTGGTTTCCAATAATAAATAGTCCATCTATTTTTTATGGACAAATAGACCTAAATGATATAAAAACAGAAGAATGGGAAGAAAATGACCAATTTCATACAAAAACAACAATAAGAACACCTCTTGGGGAAGTTTATACTCACTCAAGACAGGATAAAGGGATTCATACATCCTGGACAATTGAGAATTTATGTAAGAATATAAATGATGCTAAAAAAATTCTTTCTCTTCCATACATCCCTATGAAAGTTGATGTTTCATCTTTTTTTGAAAAAGACAAAAAATTAGGAGAAGAAGGAATTTTAATGGGTGATATTCCTGATGCTTTATGTTTGGTGGTTAGCCTTTTTGGTTTTAGTAGATTTTTAATGTTTTATATTGACAACCCGGATATTATTTTTAAACTCATAAATTTTTTTCAGGAAAGAATTTATAATTACTTAAAAGAACTTTTAGAAAATGGAGCAATAACAGTATATAGAATATGTGGTCCAGAATATGCTACTCCTCCTTATTTAAGCCCAAATGAATTTGATAAACTTGTAACTCCTTATGATAAGCAATTGTTCCAACTTCTTCACAAATATGGAGCAAAAGGGAGATTACATTCACACGGGAAAATAAAAAATGTTTTAAAGGCATTTTTAGAGATAGAAATAGATGCTACTGACCCTATTGAACCACTGCCAGATGGAGATATAACATTAAAAGAAGCAAGAAAAATTCTTGGAGAAAAAATTGTTTTGATAGGAAATATAGAAGAAAGATTATTGGAAATTGGAAGTAAAAAAGATATTGAAGATGCAGTTAAAAAAGCAATTAATGAAGTTGGAAATACACCATTTATTTTATGTCCAACAGCAATGCCATTAACAACTCCACTTGATAAAAAAATAAAAGAAAACATTATTCATTATATTGACTGCGGAGGGAAATATGGGAAATTATAAAATTGAAAAAATTTTATTGAGTGAAACTTTTTTGTTATCATTCAATCAAAATATAAAAGGAGGGAGAAAATGATTGAGAATATAAAGTGGTTAGGGCATTCATCTGTTTTAATAGAGAAAGAAGGTAAATATATTTATGTTGACCCATGGAAAATAAAAAAAGATGAACCAAAAGGTGATTTAGTTTTAATAACACATCCACATTATGACCATTGTAGTCCAGAAGATATAGATAAAATAAGGAAAGACCAAACAATTATTATAGGACCATCTGATGCAGTTGAAACAATAAATGGAAATACAAGAAAGATAAAACCGTATGAGGAAATTGAACTGCCTTATGTAAAAATAAAAGGTGTTCCTGCATATAATATAAATAAAAACTTCCATCCAAAAAGCAATAATTGGGTTGGATATATAATAAAATTTCCTGATAGTTCAATTTATATTACAGGTGATACTGACTTTATACCTGAAATGAAAGGAGTTAAGGTTGATATTGTCCTTTTGCCAATTGGGGGAACATATACAATGGATGCAGAACAGGCAGCAGAAGCAATCAACAATATGAATGTAAAAGTTGCAATACCAATTCATTATGGGAATATTGTAGGTAGTAAAAAAGATGCTGAAAAATTAACTTCTCTTGTAAAAAATGCAGAAGTAAAAATTCTTTAAAAGGAAACCTCTTTTCCACTTTCAGCACTTATATAAATTCCTTCAAGCATTTTTATTACCTCTAAGGATTGCTCTAATTTTACAGGTACCTCTTTATTTTCCTTTACACATTCAAAAAACTCCTTTATTTCCTGATGATGTGGTGGCTGAATATCTGACATCACATTATCAAATAATGGTTTTATATCCTGTAAAATACCATTTTTTTCTGTTGCAATTTTTCCATCAGGCCATAAAAATCCACTTTCTGTTCCAAATAAAGTTGTAGAAAAATCCTCCAATTTTTCCATATTTGCAAGAAAACTACATGTTAAGACCAAACTTCTTCCATCATCAAACCTTATAAATCCAGAAGCAAAGTCCTCTACATTATATGTCTCTCTATCCCACTCACCCCATAATCCTCTTATATCTTTTCTCTTTGCAAGTTTTGTATATGTAATTCCTTTTACTGAATGGACTTTTGGGCATCCGATAAACCAGTAAGTCAAATCAAGAATATGAACTCCGATATCAAACATAGGACCGCCGCCTGAAAGTTCTTTTTTAATAAATGTATCTCGGGCTGGTATTCCTCTTCTTCTTAATGCATTGGCAAAAGCAAAATAAATTTCTCCAAAAAAGCCATCATCAATTAGTTTTTTTGTCAAAACACTTTCTTTTCTAAATCTTTGATGTTGTGCTGCCATAAGTTTTTTATTTGATTTTTTTGCCTGTTCTATCATACCTTCCACTTCTTTTACACTTGTAGCAAGAGGTTTTTCACATATTACATGTTTTCCTGCTTTCAATGAATCAATTACTGCTGGATAATGCAGTTTATTTGGAGTACATACATCAACAATATCAATTTCCTGAATCTCAAGCAGTTTTTTATAATTATCAAAAATATATTTTATTCCTTCTTTTTCTGCTTGTTTTCTTGCTTTTTCTGAAACATCTGCTATCCCAATTACTTCAACATCTGATAACTTTTTCCAGCCAGGAAAATGAGTTGAACTTGCAATACCACCAAAACCAATAAATCCAACACAATACTTCCCATTTTTCATTTTTTCTCCTTTCCTTTAAGAGTCAAAACCAATTCTTACATCAACTGCAATTACTTCTTTTTCCTTAACAATTAAGGGATTTATATCCATTTCTTTTATTTCTGGAAAATCACTAACCAATTGTGATACCCTTAAAAGTGTTTCTTTGATTTTTTCTTTATCAACTGGTGGAATATTTCTGAAACCATTAAATAATTTACTTGCCTTTATATCATCAATCATATCAGAAACTTCATTTTCCATAAGCGGCACAAGAGAAAAAGAAACATCTTTAAAAAGTTCAACATAAATTCCACCAAGCCCAAACATTATTAAATGCCCAAATTGAGCATCTTTATTAACTCCAACTATTGTTTCAATTCCACCTTCTATATATTGTTGTATCTGTATTCCTTCAATTTTAGCATCTTTTTTATATTCTTTCACTGACCTTATTATGTCATTAAATGCTTTCTCAAACTCAGATTCTGTTTTTATCCCTACTTTTACTCCTCCAACTTCTGTTTTATGAATTATATCAGGAGAAACAAGTTTCATAACTACTGGGTATCCCATTTTTTTAAAGATATTTTTCCCGTCTTCTAAATTTTTAGCAATAAGAGAATTGATTGTATTTATACCATAGAGAGAAAGAATTTCTCGTCCTTCAATATCTCCTACAACTTTTATTTTTGCCTTTTTGAAATTATCCAATTTTTCTTTTACCTTTTCTTTATTTACTTTGTAAGTTATAATTTTTTCTTCTTTCTTTTCCAAATATTTTCTGTAATTTACCATCCCTTTAAGAGAAGATACAGCCCTTTCAGGAAAAGGATAATTTGGAATTTTTCCCTCACTTAATCTTATAATTCCTGGCTCTATTCTTTTTCCTCCCATAAAACATCCTACAACTGTCTTGTTAAAACCTTTTGAGACATCAATAATTTTATCTGCTGTTTCTTTTGGTTCAGTTACAACCTGTGGAGTGAGGATACATATAACTGCCTCTACATTTTTATCAGATATAACAACATTAAGTGCTTTTCCATAATTTTCTGCCATTACATCACCTAAACAGTCAACTGGATTATTTATATTAGAAGATGGGGGTAGAAATTCCTTTAACTTTTCTTTTGTTGTATCTGAAATTTGTGCAAGTTTAAGTCCATTTTTTTCTATTGCATCAACAGCCATTACAGAAGGACCTCCTGCATTAGTTACAACTGCAATTCTATCCCCCTTTATAAGTGGTTGATATGAAAAAGCAATTGCGTAATCAAAAAGTTCTTCAACTGAATATGCTCTTATAACACCACTTTTTTTGAAAGATGCTTCAAAAGCAATATCAGAGCCAGCAATACTTCCTGTATGAGAACTAACTGCTTTACTTCCCATTTCAGTTATTCCGGATTTAACAATTATAATTGGTTTCTTTTTTGAGACATCTCTTGCAACTTCAATAAATTTTCTGCCTTCTTCTATCCCTTCTAAATAAAGTAAAATAACATTTGTGTCGGGGTCATCAGATAGCTCTTCAATAAGGTCAATTTCTGAAATGTCTGCTTTATTCCCGAAACTTACAAATTTAGAAAGTCCAATATTTTCTTTTATTGCCCAGTCAAGAACTGCTGTTCCAAGAGCGCCTGATTGAGTTATAAAGGCGATTTTCCCCTTTTGTGGCATATCAAAAGCGAAAGAAGCATTAAGATCATTTGTAGTATCTATAATGCCTAAACAATTTGGTCCAATAAGGCGCATATTGTATTTTTTAATAATTTTTTCTAATTCTTCCTCTCTTTTTCTCCCCTCTTCTCCTGCTTCTTTAAAACCAGCACTAATTACAATTAATCCCTTAACGCCTTTTTCTCCACATTCTTTTGCTACATCACAGACGAATTTTGCAGGAACAACAATTACTACAAGTTCAACTTTTTCTTTTATTTCAGAAATGCTTTTATAACATTCCAGTCCAAGAATTTTACCTGATTTTGGATTTACAGGAAAAATTTTACCTCTGTACCCCCCATCAATTATATTTTTTAATATTTTATAACCAAGTTTTTCTGGATTTGTTGAAACACCAACCAGAGCAATACTTTCGGGCATAAAAAATTGTTTTAACATAATAACCCCCATTATTAAGCATTACTTAATTTTTTTTGTTATACTTAATTTTATTTATTTTAGAAATTATATCTTTTTAATAGAGGAAAGTCAAATTTTCGAATTGAGACATAATAAATCTACTCCAAAAGGTATGTTAGACAAGACAAAAAAGAATCTACTGGAAAAATAGGATTTAAATAGCACCTTCGGATAAAATAAGAAAAAACCGGAGGTGCAAATGAAAAAGGAATTAAAAATGGGAATAAGGAAGAAAATAAGTAAAAAAATAGCATAGAGGTATCAGAGAGGGAGGAAGAAAAAGAAAGAGAAATGGAAATAGAAAAAGAAGAGAAAAATAAACAATGTGTTGGAGTAGATTTTTATTTGACACAACAGTCTCTGTTCAAATCGCTATTTAAAATTGCTGATGAATATGATTTTGGATTAAAATAACCTTTTACACCTGGAAATGAAGTAATTTCCCACTTTTTAATTTTTCTATTACGAACTATCAGGAAATATACTTTATTTCCTTCAATACCTACTTCTTTTTTAGGTATTCTGAAATTAATTACCCATCTATCTGGAAATTTCTTTGTTTCTGTTTGATAATTACCTTGCCATGACCAATTCCATCTATTAGTTAATAAATCACATTCAGAAGCACATTTAAAATTATCTGGATTTATAAGAAAATGATAACAGGTTTTTGCATCCTGTGAAGAAGCAATAAAAATTTCTATACAATCGCTTCCATATACTGCTCCTACATCATTTCCTTTGTGAATTGTCAAATTTTCCATTTCTTCTTCTTGGCATTCAATTATAAATACAATTTCTTTATTGTCTGAATATACTTTTACAAGTGTCTGGTTTTTTTCTGGTGGAATAAGTGTTATTTTATCAACTAAAACTAATGTTGAAGGATCTTTTTGGAGAGGAGTTTCAATGTTCATCTGAGAAAGAGGGAAACTTTTTATTTCACTTTGTGAGTGATATTTTTCTCTTTCTTCAAAAATATGTATCCAGTAATCAAAAAGTTCTTTTTCTTTGTTAACTCGTTGATAATATTCTGGGAAATTCTTACTTTCCTTTAATGCATTTTCTATATTACCAAGGCATTCTTTTTGGATTTCCTTTGTGAACATCTTCTTAAAATCATCTGTTTTCTTTGTAAAACATCCATCCATTTCTTTTAGTCCTTTTTCTAAACAGTCCAGATAACGACGCATTGAAGAATCAGCAGGACCAAAATTTTTCTGACAATAATCATTTAAAGTATTATCTAAATTAGTATTAATATTCCAGAGATACATCGCTGTTACATAAATAGGAAGATGAAATGTTTCCCATGCTTTACTTTCAACTCCTGGTACTTCACTTAAAAAACCATCCAATCCCAATTGATGGTAATATTTTATATCCTGGGCAACTACCTGCCAGATAGGAGCAGGTAAAAAATCCCAGTTATAAGTATAATAGTCATAAATATATATGTGTTTAATTTTCCTTCTTAATTGTTTTATCCGCTCAAAAATTGGCTTGTTTATAGGACAATTAGGGTCTCCAATAGAGTGTTTATAACATCTCCAAATAGTGCAAGAAACGATAAGATTATCAGGTAAAACATCTTTTACTTGATAAAAGTCAGAAAAGTTACTATAAGAATAATGTCCAACTAAAACATCAGGATATACTTCTTTTACCTTATTTGCAATATCATTAATAAAATCAGCAACTCTTCCATTTACAGAACCCTTTTTTCTATCTTCCTGTGTATCTAAATTTTTACAGTTTTCACATTCACACCAGCCATAACCATCATTAGGAGGAATACCAACGATAGAGATATCCGGATGTTCTTTAATATATTTTAAAATATTCTGGATAAACTCTGTCCTCATCTGCTGATTAGAAAGACATAATTGTCCTCCTTCTGACTGTTTTACTCTTTTTCCTCCTATTAAAGCAAAATATTCTGGATGTTGTTCAAAATATCTATTATCTGGTATCCAGAAACTATAACTATGAACGGTCGTATCTGGTTTTAAACCCCATTTTGGTAATTCTTCTTTAAGAATATCTACTTCGTTATGATGAGTAAGTTTACTATTCATTTTTAAATGAAACATCCATTCTGCTACTTTTTCATCATAATGATGCTTACCGGCACAAATATGTAGACATCTATAAGGAAAAGAAGGTGAGAATGTTTGATTTGTTTCATCTAATTTTATTGGTAAGATAATTTCTTCCAAAGCAGGAGAGTCAGGACGAAAATATCTCACTCCAAATAATTCTAAAAGATAAATTATTCCACATCTAATTCCTTCCTCATCACATCCTGAAATTTTTATTTCTCTTTTGGAAGGAGAGATATTCAGACAAAAAGAACCTTCTTGAACTATTCCTTTTTCTGGATAAGAAAGAATAATATTTAAATCTTCAGGTGAGAGACTGTTAACTTCTTCAAGTCCACATTTTTTAAAAAATGTTTTTAATTCTAATATAGCAGTTTCTGTCTGTATTATTCCATTACCAGAAGGAAAAAAAATATTTATTTTATATTTATCATTTTTACCTATTTTCATTTGTTCTTTGACACTACCTAAAAAAAAACAGGGTCATAAACTTTTATTAATGAAATATCATCAAACCAGATACATTCATCTTGTTTCTGAACAGGAGCACCAAAAAGCAAAACACAGGAAGTAATATCTTCAGGAGCAATAAAAAAGAATTCAACCTTTTGCCATTTACTTTCTCTTTCTTTAGGATAGGAGATTGAAATTCTTGGTGCTTTTCCTTTTCCCTGGTCCGCCCATCCATTTTTATCCATCCACCTTATTGTCATTGAACCCCCTTTATCAGGGGGGTCCTGTTTAACCCAGAAACTTAATAAATATCCTGCTTTTGGAGTAACTTTAATACCTGCCTGAAAACATCCTGATATCTGGTTTTCTCTAATTGAAATTGAATATTTCCCCGTATGTGCTTGTGTTGGGTCCCAATAAAATCTTGTGACTGATTGTTGAAAATTCCATGTTGTCCACCCTTTTAATCTTTTATCTAATTTCTTCCAATCAAATTTCTCTAATTCTTCTTCAGAAAAAACTTCTTCTTGCTTTGTTTCCTCTCCTGGCTCAAAACTTCCATTGAGAACTAAATTCTGTTTACTCTCAGGAGATTGCTTGATAAATATCTGTGAAAGTGCAATACTTTTTATTTCATTATCTTTATTTTCCTCTGCTACTTTTTTCCAAAATGATTGTATATCTTCCTGGCTATTTCCTTTTTTCTCAAAATACTCCGTTATTTTTGTAAATATTTTATATGTTTCATTTTCAAAATATGGTTTTATAATTAAAGTTTGTTGACTTTTAAAACTTTCAAGGTTTGTATTTACAAAAATATTTTTTTCTTCCTCAGTGGTCATTTGATAGTTCTCTATTGATTCAATTGCTTTAAACCCCATTTTTGCTTTATTTATAATATCTTCTATTTTTTCATCTTTTTTAATCTCTTCTATATTCTGCATATCTTTCATTGTAAGATAACTCTCCAAATAAAATTCACTTAACCTCCATATTTTTTCAAATAAATCTATCCTTTTTTTTACTATTTCATCTTTTAATAATTCTTTTGCTTTGTTAAGTTTATTATTAAGATATTCAAGGTCATCCCAGATATATTCATCAAGTTGTTTCAAACTTTGCCAATCAGCTATTGGATGTAATGGGTCTTTTTTTCTACCATAAATTTCTTCAATTCTGTCAAAAAATTCTCTCATCGGTTTATTTGCTTCTCCATAAAAATTTAAAAAATAATCATCTAAAAGTTTATCAATATCAGCATCTATATCCCATGCAAGTTCATTTAAAACATACTGACGAGGTCCATCATATAACCAAACTTGCGTAAATGTCTCAAACCATCCACCTTTTAAATTTACACTTTTATATGCTTCTTTCCATGCTTTTCCCATTATATGGGGATAATGACGAGGAACTATATAGCCACCCCCATAAAGATAATCGTATATCCCGATGTTTTTTGCTCCTGCATTGCTCCATCCCTCTAATAATTTCATATTTTCTCTTAATCCACTCGCTACTTCTACATAAATATTCGGTTCTAATTTTATATTTTCAGGAACTGGAGAGGCGCCTCCATAAGCAATAAAACTTACCAATTTATCTGGAAATTGTTTCTGCGCTAATTTTGCTATTTGATTGTAAAAAGGAATATATTGATTTTTAAATTTCCTTTTTAGTTCTAAACAATCTGGACATTGACAATCTCCTCCACCATCATTTACACCTACTGGAATACCGAGCATTTGTGGATTTTTTTCAAAGTATTCGTTAGACCATTCAATTGCAATTTCTGGTAAATCAGGATTACTAACACATGGCTGCCAGGTCCCACCTGAATTTTTTGGAGGGATAAATCTTTTCCCTTCTATCATTGGATAATATTCTGGATGACTTTCAGAATATTTTTCAGGTGAATAAATATGATAAAGATTATGAGATGCTAAAAATGTTGTTCTCCATGAACGAGAAAAATTCCCATTTCCTCCGTAAAAACCGGCATTTGTATATGTAATAAAAGATGGTTCTTCCTTAATATCTATTTTTAATGGTAAATTTATTATTTCTTTTTTAGAAATTATTTCTCCTAATTCCCCTGGCATAAAATACCTATATCCACAAAACCTCTTTAAAAAATCATAAATAGCATATGATGTCCCTCCCAAATACTTACCTGCAATTACCAAACTATCTGGATTGCTTATTATATAATATCCATATGGATGAAGTTTATCAAAATCAAGTCCTATTTCATTTACATAATTAGTTCTTCCAACATATATCTTGAAATTTTCTTTTATATCTTCTGCTTTTTCTGTTTCTAATATAACTTTAATATTCCCAGAAGTAATTTTATTTAGATAATTACATAAAGTCCTTGCAATAGATATACTTGAAGAATCTGATATAATTATAACTTCTTTCTTTTTACCTGCCACAGATATGATTTCTGTTTTCTGCCCTTTACTACTTTTTATTATTTCTTCTATAGGTGGCTCGTTTTTTAATATTGAAGAAACAATTTTTTTAACCATTAAAAGTAAACTACTGCTTTCCGGGTCATCTTTCCAATCTTGTTTGTAATATGACATAACTACTGGTGAAAAATATATAAAAGTCCCTTTTCCGTATTGATTGATAAAAACTTTCCCAATGCTCTCTGTTCCTATTATTACTCTCCCAGCTGTAATATCTGTCAAACCCGGCTCTGACCCAAACCAACTATACTCTTGTTTCGCAAAATGATTTACAATCGGATTCTCAGGAGAAATAATTTTAGCAGACACTTTCCCATATTGATAAGTTGTTGCTCCTATCCAATCTGCCCATGAAGAAAATTTTCTGTTGTCTGATGGAACCCAATTACCAATAGTTATTGTTGTTATTAAAATATGACCACCTTCTTTTAGATATTTTTTAACTACTTCATTATCTTCCTCTGTTAACGGTTTTGGTCTATCCTGACTTAATATAATAAATTTGTAATTCTTAAATTCTTTTACTGGAATATAACCATCTTCTTCTTTTAAAATATCTGACTTTACTTCACACTCTTTCTCCAAAAATTCTTTCCATGTTTTTGAACGCCAGCCACAAATACCTATTTCTGATTCAGCCATCAAAAAAGTCGGCAAAAATAAAAACACTAATAAGCCTAAAATAGTTTTTGCTCTTTTCATATATACCTTGTATGATGAAGTTAGATTTTTTAGAGGAGTTATTTATAGTAATTATACTTCTTGTGAACTCTATTACTTCACATACCATAATCACCTCCTAATTCTCTAACTTTATTATAAACCCTAAAAAAATTTTTTTCAAGAGACCGGCATTTCTCAAAAATAATTCTACTAAAATATCCTATACAAAAGCAGCACTTTTGTTTTAATTTTTTCTCCCTTTGTTATACACCTAAAAAAATGTATAATGTAAATTATGAATAATAAAAATAGTTTAGCGATTGTTAGAAGACGAGAAATTAAAGAAGTGTATATTTCCGAAGGATCTCTCGGGTGTAGACCCTACGGGCGAGCATGTGGAAATGTCACATTTTTATTTGGTAAAAAATGTCACATAATCATGTGGTAATATATCTTGTTGACAAAAAAAAATTTATGTGTTTTAATATTAAAAATAATATAGGGAGAATATGAAAGGGGGTGAAGACAATGGTGATAAAGAAAAAAGCCGCAAGTAAAAAAGGTTGTAGTAAAAAAACAACAAAGAAAACAACAGGTAAAAAAGTGGCTAAGAAGAAAAAATGAGAAGAAAAAAAAGAAAATTGAGATGGCGTTCTAAAAAAGCAAATCATAGAAAGAAACCAACAATGGGATAAAAAATAGGAATGGAAAGCAATTGAACTTAAATAAATAATGAACTAATTGATGTTTCTAAGTGGATTCTTTTAATTGCTTCTCCAAGTAAAGAAGACACACTTAAAATTTTAAATTTAGGTGGTAAAGATAAGTGTGGTATTGTGTTGGTTATTATAATTTCTTTTAAGTTTGAGTTATTTAATTTTTCTATTGTATCTTCTGAAAAAACCGCATGTGAAGCACATCCGTAAACCTCAATAGCACCACCTTTAATCAATATGTCTGCTGCTTCAATTATTGTATTACCTGTTGAAATCATATCATCTACAATAATTACTTTTTTACCTTTTACTTCTCCTATAACATGAGTTACCTCAACTTTATCAGGACTTTCTCTTCTTTTATCCACAATTGCCAATGAAGCATCTAATCTTTTTGCAAAAGCCCTTGCCATTTTTACTCCTCCAACATCGGGAGCAACAACAACCAACTTATCAAATACTTTTTCTTCTAAATAACTAATTACAATAGGAGCAGCAAAAAGATGGTCAACAGGTATATCAAAAAATCCCTGTATTTGTGGAGCATGTAAATCCATAGTAAGAATTCTATTAGCACCTGCCGATACAATAAGATTTGCAATAAGTTTTGCTGTTATGGGAACTCTCGGTTGGTCTTTCCTATCCTGTCTTGCATATCCAAAATATGGTAAAACAGCAGTAATTCTTTTAGAAGATGCTCTTCTTAAAGCATCAAGAATAATAAGCAGTTCCATAAGATTTTCATTTACAGGTGGACAGGTTGATTGGATTACAAAAACATCTTTTCCTCTTACATTTTCCTCAATTTTTACACAAATTTCTCCATCTTTAAATCTATAAATGTTAATTTTCCCTATTTCTTTATTCAGATATTTACATATATTTTCGGCTAAATTTTTATTTGAATTTCCTGAAAAAATTAAACAACTGTCCATTTTTCACTCCTTTTTAAAAGTTTTTCTGCTTTTTGGAGTTCCTCTATTGTATTTATACCCATCACTTCCTCAGGTGTATATATTGTAA
This genomic stretch from bacterium harbors:
- a CDS encoding uroporphyrinogen decarboxylase family protein, with product MNSRERILNVFEGRKVDRIPISLYEFDGNYDSWIYNYPEYVEILNYAKGKTDKMYFWFPIINSPSIFYGQIDLNDIKTEEWEENDQFHTKTTIRTPLGEVYTHSRQDKGIHTSWTIENLCKNINDAKKILSLPYIPMKVDVSSFFEKDKKLGEEGILMGDIPDALCLVVSLFGFSRFLMFYIDNPDIIFKLINFFQERIYNYLKELLENGAITVYRICGPEYATPPYLSPNEFDKLVTPYDKQLFQLLHKYGAKGRLHSHGKIKNVLKAFLEIEIDATDPIEPLPDGDITLKEARKILGEKIVLIGNIEERLLEIGSKKDIEDAVKKAINEVGNTPFILCPTAMPLTTPLDKKIKENIIHYIDCGGKYGKL
- a CDS encoding MBL fold metallo-hydrolase, with translation MIENIKWLGHSSVLIEKEGKYIYVDPWKIKKDEPKGDLVLITHPHYDHCSPEDIDKIRKDQTIIIGPSDAVETINGNTRKIKPYEEIELPYVKIKGVPAYNINKNFHPKSNNWVGYIIKFPDSSIYITGDTDFIPEMKGVKVDIVLLPIGGTYTMDAEQAAEAINNMNVKVAIPIHYGNIVGSKKDAEKLTSLVKNAEVKIL
- a CDS encoding Gfo/Idh/MocA family oxidoreductase — protein: MKNGKYCVGFIGFGGIASSTHFPGWKKLSDVEVIGIADVSEKARKQAEKEGIKYIFDNYKKLLEIQEIDIVDVCTPNKLHYPAVIDSLKAGKHVICEKPLATSVKEVEGMIEQAKKSNKKLMAAQHQRFRKESVLTKKLIDDGFFGEIYFAFANALRRRGIPARDTFIKKELSGGGPMFDIGVHILDLTYWFIGCPKVHSVKGITYTKLAKRKDIRGLWGEWDRETYNVEDFASGFIRFDDGRSLVLTCSFLANMEKLEDFSTTLFGTESGFLWPDGKIATEKNGILQDIKPLFDNVMSDIQPPHHQEIKEFFECVKENKEVPVKLEQSLEVIKMLEGIYISAESGKEVSF
- a CDS encoding acetate--CoA ligase family protein; this encodes MLKQFFMPESIALVGVSTNPEKLGYKILKNIIDGGYRGKIFPVNPKSGKILGLECYKSISEIKEKVELVVIVVPAKFVCDVAKECGEKGVKGLIVISAGFKEAGEEGRKREEELEKIIKKYNMRLIGPNCLGIIDTTNDLNASFAFDMPQKGKIAFITQSGALGTAVLDWAIKENIGLSKFVSFGNKADISEIDLIEELSDDPDTNVILLYLEGIEEGRKFIEVARDVSKKKPIIIVKSGITEMGSKAVSSHTGSIAGSDIAFEASFKKSGVIRAYSVEELFDYAIAFSYQPLIKGDRIAVVTNAGGPSVMAVDAIEKNGLKLAQISDTTKEKLKEFLPPSSNINNPVDCLGDVMAENYGKALNVVISDKNVEAVICILTPQVVTEPKETADKIIDVSKGFNKTVVGCFMGGKRIEPGIIRLSEGKIPNYPFPERAVSSLKGMVNYRKYLEKKEEKIITYKVNKEKVKEKLDNFKKAKIKVVGDIEGREILSLYGINTINSLIAKNLEDGKNIFKKMGYPVVMKLVSPDIIHKTEVGGVKVGIKTESEFEKAFNDIIRSVKEYKKDAKIEGIQIQQYIEGGIETIVGVNKDAQFGHLIMFGLGGIYVELFKDVSFSLVPLMENEVSDMIDDIKASKLFNGFRNIPPVDKEKIKETLLRVSQLVSDFPEIKEMDINPLIVKEKEVIAVDVRIGFDS
- a CDS encoding DUF4838 domain-containing protein, whose amino-acid sequence is MKIGKNDKYKINIFFPSGNGIIQTETAILELKTFFKKCGLEEVNSLSPEDLNIILSYPEKGIVQEGSFCLNISPSKREIKISGCDEEGIRCGIIYLLELFGVRYFRPDSPALEEIILPIKLDETNQTFSPSFPYRCLHICAGKHHYDEKVAEWMFHLKMNSKLTHHNEVDILKEELPKWGLKPDTTVHSYSFWIPDNRYFEQHPEYFALIGGKRVKQSEGGQLCLSNQQMRTEFIQNILKYIKEHPDISIVGIPPNDGYGWCECENCKNLDTQEDRKKGSVNGRVADFINDIANKVKEVYPDVLVGHYSYSNFSDFYQVKDVLPDNLIVSCTIWRCYKHSIGDPNCPINKPIFERIKQLRRKIKHIYIYDYYTYNWDFLPAPIWQVVAQDIKYYHQLGLDGFLSEVPGVESKAWETFHLPIYVTAMYLWNINTNLDNTLNDYCQKNFGPADSSMRRYLDCLEKGLKEMDGCFTKKTDDFKKMFTKEIQKECLGNIENALKESKNFPEYYQRVNKEKELFDYWIHIFEEREKYHSQSEIKSFPLSQMNIETPLQKDPSTLVLVDKITLIPPEKNQTLVKVYSDNKEIVFIIECQEEEMENLTIHKGNDVGAVYGSDCIEIFIASSQDAKTCYHFLINPDNFKCASECDLLTNRWNWSWQGNYQTETKKFPDRWVINFRIPKKEVGIEGNKVYFLIVRNRKIKKWEITSFPGVKGYFNPKSYSSAILNSDLNRDCCVK